One genomic segment of Candidatus Poseidoniia archaeon includes these proteins:
- a CDS encoding sialidase family protein, producing the protein MKPKHTLPTACIALLFLLPALAGCLAPEDKRTYEPEPGPFDFDAPIPVTTWYHYPGSVSSPQAIDATNPAAVAAANITANLTGDSTPFFTNATYYGTGFDTFEPTIGITSSGAIFFTSWNGAGDGTHIIRSLDQGQTWEDVGPFLGGGDDGPGQTANSNDPYIYVDKFTDKLVKFDMHALTVINVEYSTNDGQTWSTPFPTHGYAVPQDHQSIASMPHSNAISGEVVYVYCINTGSPAAGPQCSRSIDGGHTWDAQRIGYPLGTSQCSGLHGHVAGGADGAVYRGNPSCAGPAVYRSLDGGSIWSEHTITEDVGMQDGWHAHEVATAVDDEGNVHATWIGNDLFPWYAYSRDQGGTWSDPMMVAAPGVKETGFPTIFAGSEGRVVVGYIGEINDIETNASNSGWSGYMAIMTDAFAEHPLITSVAVNHPDDPLDITSDCGNVRCGGFGDFIDVEIDDEGRPWIALAHNAAGFEEAVIGTLMEGPTLYGDEITDLPVLPVGGSSTLKMG; encoded by the coding sequence ATGAAACCGAAACACACTCTGCCGACCGCCTGCATCGCCCTGTTATTCCTGCTGCCGGCACTGGCCGGTTGCCTGGCGCCAGAGGACAAGCGCACCTACGAGCCGGAACCGGGGCCGTTTGACTTCGACGCGCCGATTCCGGTAACGACATGGTACCACTACCCCGGGAGTGTAAGCAGCCCGCAGGCAATTGATGCGACAAATCCGGCAGCGGTCGCGGCGGCGAATATTACCGCCAACCTGACGGGCGACAGCACGCCCTTTTTCACGAACGCAACCTACTACGGCACTGGCTTCGACACCTTCGAGCCGACCATCGGGATTACATCCTCAGGAGCCATTTTCTTCACCAGCTGGAACGGAGCGGGCGACGGCACGCACATCATCCGCTCGCTCGACCAAGGACAAACCTGGGAGGACGTTGGACCTTTCCTGGGTGGAGGTGATGATGGTCCGGGACAAACGGCAAACTCCAATGACCCCTATATCTATGTTGATAAGTTCACTGACAAACTTGTCAAATTCGACATGCATGCGCTTACCGTAATCAACGTTGAATATTCAACTAATGACGGTCAGACATGGAGTACGCCTTTCCCAACTCATGGATATGCTGTCCCTCAAGACCATCAGAGTATTGCCTCGATGCCACACTCCAATGCAATTTCAGGAGAGGTAGTCTACGTTTACTGCATTAATACTGGATCACCTGCAGCTGGGCCTCAATGTTCCCGTTCTATAGATGGTGGACACACATGGGATGCGCAGAGAATAGGTTATCCGTTAGGGACCTCTCAGTGTTCTGGCCTCCATGGTCATGTTGCAGGCGGGGCTGATGGAGCAGTTTACCGGGGCAACCCTTCCTGCGCAGGCCCTGCAGTCTACCGCTCGCTGGATGGCGGGTCCATATGGAGCGAGCACACCATCACAGAGGATGTTGGGATGCAGGATGGATGGCACGCTCACGAAGTTGCCACAGCTGTAGACGACGAGGGGAATGTTCACGCTACATGGATTGGTAATGACTTGTTTCCATGGTACGCTTATTCCCGGGATCAGGGAGGTACATGGAGCGACCCGATGATGGTTGCAGCCCCGGGTGTCAAAGAAACTGGTTTTCCGACAATATTCGCAGGTTCTGAAGGGCGTGTAGTCGTCGGTTATATTGGTGAAATTAACGACATTGAGACCAATGCCTCGAACAGCGGTTGGTCTGGTTATATGGCAATTATGACTGACGCCTTCGCCGAGCACCCTCTAATCACGAGTGTAGCTGTGAACCACCCTGATGATCCTCTGGACATAACCTCTGACTGCGGCAACGTTCGCTGTGGTGGTTTCGGAGATTTCATTGATGTCGAGATTGATGACGAAGGGCGACCATGGATTGCCCTTGCGCATAATGCCGCGGGTTTCGAGGAAGCTGTTATTGGGACTCTAATGGAAGGCCCAACCCTTTACGGCGATGAAATCACCGACCTGCCTGTCTTGCCGGTAGGCGGCAGTTCAACCCTCAAAATGGGATAG